One stretch of Kluyveromyces marxianus DMKU3-1042 DNA, complete genome, chromosome 8 DNA includes these proteins:
- the CDC27 gene encoding anaphase promoting complex subunit CDC27, protein MLFHSSVRHGGGTGTARSSEFALGNQDSPHLADKDFFGGLPSASAATSAATGMVGSGLGSLENAASAASATAAVSAVNVNINANGSSTSNGTGISVERVRKLESLISSHLSQLNIESALFIAELFYAECSSLEDESREKTLASYYYALSLFMDGDYHTSMFISSPLRHQSVANAYIYARCCLKLRKNYSNALDTLLSLQYHWDSSLPHFGYPKKSTICLLVGKLFRLLDHDSKSEAFFKSSLDEDPYLWEASEELCKLRSPLALTAFELSTSVPSVPIGAGNQQSQGHGQGQGQGQSKMQNQGQNQNQGQNQNHSQSHNHSRVQGYSTNSLDPKSKNKPHTPFKVPTRNKQNVSFSQNNSLLSSSNIGASVSPHFFKKTRFTTTPTTSATTTNAIPNNMNDIPLENKNIGVTTPSKLYGTDSHTKLLRSPMERKIMTGSSFNSNNNNNNNGISDNANANSIRGMVFDHGLEELFSNFIRIEYCKCKYDSFKAIRIMQSKIPLQLAVSMPWCLSSLGKLHFELGNYEMAKSYFIKLRSLQPTRFKDMDIFSTILWHLQDKITLSSLCAELLTLDKYHPVAWCTLGNLHSLNKDHDEAISAFGKAIQLDPFFAYAYTLQGHEYSNNDSFDKAKSCFRKALTIDKTHYNALYGLGMCCVKLGKFEEALLYFEKARVLNPVNVILNCCCGVALERLQQPEKALNFYELANELQPNSSLALFKKSQLLLNMGQYSSALHNFERLVTLTPDEAHVHFLLGNLYQIVGKKQDAMNQYTIAMNLDPKGSQLIKEAMEKCHEQG, encoded by the coding sequence ATGCTTTTTCACAGTTCTGTGCGGCACGGTGGTGGTACAGGAACAGCCAGAAGTTCTGAATTTGCGTTGGGTAATCAGGACAGCCCTCATCTAGCAGACAAAGACTTTTTCGGTGGACTGCCGTCAGCATCAGCAGCTACTTCAGCAGCTACAGGTATGGTGGGTTCAGGACTGGGATCGCTGGAAAATGCTGCATCTGCAGCTTCTGCGACAGCTGCGGTCAGTGCAGTTAATGTCAATATCAATGCAAACGGATCAAGCACTTCTAATGGTACTGGGATTTCTGTAGAACGGGTGAGGAAGTTGGAATCGCTCATTTCATCGCATCTCTCGCAGCTAAATATTGAGTCTGCCCTTTTTATCGCAGAGTTATTTTATGCCGAGTGTTCCAGTTTGGAGGATGAATCGCGGGAAAAGACACTTGCAAGCTACTACTACGCCCTCAGTTTGTTTATGGACGGGGACTACCACACTTCGATGTTTATTTCGAGTCCACTCAGGCACCAGAGCGTCGCAAATGCCTATATCTATGCCAGATGCTGCTTGAAGCTGCGGAAAAACTACTCCAATGCCTTAGACACGCTTTTGTCCTTACAGTACCATTGGGATAGCTCGCTACCACACTTTGGCTACCCGAAGAAATCGACCATCTGCCTCTTGGTCGGGAAGTTGTTCAGATTGCTGGACCACGATTCGAAAAGCGAGGCGTTTTTCAAGTCATCTTTGGACGAGGACCCTTATCTTTGGGAGGCCAGCGAGGAGCTTTGTAAGCTCAGGAGCCCGCTAGCCCTCACTGCATTTGAACTTTCAACATCAGTACCGTCTGTGCCAATAGGAGCAGGTAATCAACAAAGCCAGGGACATGGTCAAGGACAAGGTCAAGGCCAGAGTAAGATGCAAAACCAAGgacaaaaccaaaaccaaggacaaaaccaaaaccacAGCCAAAGTCACAACCATTCTCGGGTCCAGGGATACAGTACCAACAGCCTGGACCCTAAATCGAAAAATAAACCCCATACACCTTTCAAAGTCCCAACAAGGAATAAACAAAACGTATCGTTTTCCCAGAATAATTCGCTGTTATCGTCCTCCAATATAGGAGCTTCAGTGTCGCCgcacttcttcaaaaagacAAGATTCACCACTACTCCAACAACATCAGCGACAACTACAAACGCCATCCCAAACAACATGAATGACATTCCGCTggagaacaaaaatattggTGTTACCACACCCTCGAAGCTGTACGGAACAGATTCTCACACAAAGCTACTAAGGTCTCcaatggaaagaaaaatcatGACGGGTAGTTCGtttaatagtaataataataacaacaataacgGAATAAGCGACAACGCAAATGCCAATTCTATACGGGGAATGGTATTCGATCACGGTTTAGAAGAATTGTTCTCCAATTTCATTCGCATCGAATACTGTAAGTGTAAATACGATTCGTTCAAAGCCATTAGAATCATGCAGAGCAAAATCCCACTGCAATTAGCAGTGTCTATGCCTTGGTGCCTATCTTCTTTGGGTAAGCTTCATTTCGAATTGGGGAACTATGAAATGGCTAAATCTTATTTCATTAAACTAAGATCTCTCCAACCTACAAGATTTAAGGATATGGACATTTTCTCTACCATACTGTGGCATTTACAAGACAAAATAACGTTGTCATCATTATGCGCGGAGCTATTGACTCTGGATAAGTATCACCCTGTTGCTTGGTGCACTTTAGGAAATTTACACTCCTTGAATAAAGATCACGATGAAGCTATATCGGCATTTGGGAAAGCGATCCAGCTGGATCCATTCTTTGCATATGCTTATACTTTACAAGGCCACGAATATTCAAACAACGACTCATTTGATAAAGCCAAATCTTGCTTCCGAAAGGCTTTGACTATCGATAAAACACATTATAATGCTCTTTATGGCCTCGGTATGTGTTGCGTTAAACTTGGAAAATTCGAAGAAGCGTTGCTTTACTTTGAGAAGGCTAGAGTCTTGAATCCAGTAAACGTTATATTGAACTGCTGCTGTGGTGTCGCATTAGAAAGGTTACAACAACCTGAAAAGGCCCTAAACTTTTACGAACTAGCAAATGAATTACAGCCTAACTCATCCTTGgcattgttcaagaaatccCAATTGTTATTGAATATGGGACAGTACTCTTCTGCATTGCataattttgaaagattagTAACTCTTACCCCAGACGAGGCGCATGTTCATTTCTTGTTAGGAAACCTTTACCAAATTGTAGGGAAAAAACAGGATGCTATGAACCAGTATACTATAGCCATGAATTTGGATCCGAAGGGAAGCCAATTAATTAAGGAAGCCATGGAAAAATGCCACGAACAGGGATAA
- the BOI1 gene encoding protein BOI2 produces the protein MASNKLPMLSPLDTGSMRSVSGGEASVGETPLGLGFQSERTFPLYICITEYTKRMDDELDMRPGDKIQVITDDGSYNDGWYFGKNLRTQEEGLYPKVFTQVIAMERKPELMRAKSSKRIASPLATGSTTNLSYRSKDGSTSELPTPQPLETAQPAMYRRFDAFKGPQSINDMNEKINGNSDVRDSSREAKAPPVDRNISMKSTMSDIDKALEELRGDSFPSSNNSSDELQQQQSQKQKKPYLSRVASGSSLDYVPSNKVNEAKELRPEDVKSWTPEQVTAYLISTGFDVESASRFQKHKISGTILLELELAHLKELEIHSFGTRFEIFKEIEALKEISTRSNASSTTYGNKRGSLMPAASFDQNVEINVTSPPKHETPTYRGHLRKTSQSMEELGSNSTPTPKSYTTPSSTVLTKSSQKPRPASLLFTNETTKAPDITEEVFASPRRAPKPPSYPSPVQPPKSPMVDSAGSGSSSSGRFLSPQPVVTNQGSKYAHPTIYEQVTDGKSKIRADQEVQDLTTQGFEFPPKKKQGPSSSMPSLPNPYNKESDPMASNSSTNAAENRNSVIYTRHTKTKSGGSFVELFNRISMLSETTEGKNADRDHDIGSEANVNKERPTSSVYGHSRSASYTASHNRKASQASNSEKKHRRNSSLLSFFKEKDERSESENTGNKGSRHGSVSHSRKNSFVSPYKTINNGTPSQRHSMLLSTSPIKDLPPPHTRKESKRRSVSAKDPSTEIFYDAKDSLHDIEVNQNRSISESSKPKTTRGTSTKSMGKQKTTAFTEGIRSISVSEAMREADCSGWMSKKGTGAMGVWKNRFFTLHGTRLSYFANTTDKRERGLIDITAHRVLPAKEDDKFVSLYAASTGKGRYCFKLVPPQPGSKKGLTFTQPRVHYFAVDTKEEMRAWIAALIKATIDIDTSVPIISSCATPTVSLSKAQEMLTQAREETRIREQQKPLNEHDEEWDQLRTDQTQSSEDFGNLSSPSITHNTTITSGLTSPYLMADNLGPNSTAATGYSANGLKSPNPQGGEYFGLDPKFQINRI, from the coding sequence ATGGCATCTAATAAGCTACCGATGCTGTCGCCTTTAGACACGGGCAGTATGCGTAGTGTGAGTGGTGGAGAAGCGTCAGTGGGAGAGACGCCACTAGGCTTAGGGTTTCAGTCTGAAAGGACATTCCCGTTGTATATTTGTATTACTGAGTATACGAAGCGTATGGATGATGAATTGGACATGCGTCCCGGTGATAAGATCCAGGTGATTACCGATGACGGGTCTTACAATGATGGATGGTACTTCGGTAAGAATCTAAGGACTCAAGAAGAGGGTCTTTACCCGAAAGTGTTTACACAGGTTATTGCCATGGAACGGAAGCCAGAGCTGATGAGGGCAAAAAGCTCTAAACGTATCGCCAGTCCTCTGGCAACTGGTAGCACTACTAACTTGTCGTATAGATCTAAGGATGGTTCCACAAGCGAGTTGCCTACTCCTCAACCACTAGAAACTGCTCAGCCAGCTATGTATAGAAGGTTTGACGCTTTCAAGGGGCCTCAGTCGATTAACGACATGAATGAGAAGATAAATGGCAACTCAGATGTTAGAGACAGCAGTCGTGAAGCTAAGGCTCCTCCAGTTGACCGTAACATATCTATGAAGAGTACAATGAGTGATATCGACAAGGCGTTAGAAGAATTAAGAGGTGACTCTTTTCCTTCCAGCAATAACTCATCGGACGAAttgcaacaacagcaatcacaaaaacagaaaaaacCATATTTGTCAAGAGTTGCCTCGGGCTCCTCTCTGGACTATGTTCCCAGCAACAAAGTCAATGAGGCAAAAGAACTTCGCCCAGAAGATGTGAAGAGTTGGACACCAGAACAGGTCACCGCATATCTTATTTCTACCGGTTTTGATGTGGAGTCTGCCTCCAGGTtccaaaaacacaaaatatCGGGTACCATCCTGTTGGAATTGGAGTTGGCACACTTGAAGGAGTTGGAAATACATTCATTTGGTACCAGATTTGAAATTTTCAAAGAGATTGAAGCATTGAAAGAGATATCTACAAGAAGTAATGCATCATCGACAACTTACGGTAATAAGAGAGGTAGTCTCATGCCAGCTGCTTCTTTTGATCAAAATGTGGAAATTAATGTTACTTCACCTCCAAAACATGAAACACCTACTTATCGTGGTCATCTGAGGAAAACATCACAGTCAATGGAAGAACTGGGTTCAAACTCGACCCCTACTCCAAAAAGTTATACAACCCCATCTTCTACCGTTCTGACGAAGAGCTCTCAAAAACCAAGGCCGGCATCGCTACTGTTCACTAATGAGACAACCAAGGCTCCAGATATCACAGAAGAGGTATTTGCTTCTCCAAGAAGGGCACCAAAGCCTCCATCATATCCATCTCCTGTTCAACCTCCGAAATCACCAATGGTAGACAGTGCTGGTTCAGGCTCTAGTTCAAGTGGAAGATTCTTGTCTCCTCAACCAGTTGTAACAAATCAAGGCTCGAAATACGCACACCCTACGATTTACGAACAGGTCACTGATGggaaatcaaaaattcGTGCAGATCAAGAAGTGCAAGATCTGACAACTCAGGGATTCGAGTTTcctccaaagaagaaacaaggaCCATCATCTAGTATGCCCAGTCTTCCAAACCCTTATAACAAAGAATCTGACCCTATGGCCTCTAATTCAAGCACTAATGCAGCGGAAAATCGTAATAGTGTTATCTACACTAGACACACTAAAACCAAGTCTGGTGGATCCTTCGTTGAGCTATTTAACAGAATATCAATGTTATCTGAAACTACTGAAGGCAAAAATGCCGATCGTGATCACGATATTGGCTCCGAAGCTAATGTAAATAAAGAAAGGCCGACATCGAGTGTTTATGGGCACTCAAGGTCCGCCTCATACACCGCTTCTCATAATAGAAAAGCTTCACAAGCATCTAATTcggaaaagaaacacaGAAGAAATTCATCACTGTTGtcgttcttcaaagaaaaggatgaaCGTAGTGAGAGCGAAAACACAGGGAATAAAGGTTCAAGACACGGGTCTGTTTCTCATAGTAGAAAGAACTCTTTTGTCAGCCCTTACAAAACTATAAACAATGGAACACCAAGCCAACGACACTCCATGCTATTGAGTACTTCCCCTATTAAAGATCTGCCACCCCCACACACCCGTAAAGAAAGCAAAAGACGCTCTGTTAGTGCAAAGGATCCGTCTACCGAAATATTTTATGACGCTAAAGATTCTCTGCATGACATTGAAGTTAACCAAAATCGGTCCATTAGTGAATCCAGTAAGCCAAAGACTACTCGCGGTACGAGTACGAAATCTAtgggaaaacaaaaaactaCTGCTTTCACGGAAGGTATTCGTAgtatttctgtttctgaagCGATGCGTGAAGCTGACTGTTCAGGTTGGATGAGCAAAAAAGGTACTGGGGCCATGGGTGTGTGGAAGAATAGATTTTTCACTTTGCATGGTACTAGACTATCTTACTTTGCAAATACCACAGATAAGAGAGAGCGTGGTTTAATTGACATTACTGCACATAGAGTTCTTCCTGCTAAAGAAGATGACAagtttgtttctttataCGCTGCTAGTACTGGTAAAGGTCGGTACTGCTTCAAACTAGTTCCTCCCCAACCAGGATCTAAGAAAGGGCTTACATTCACTCAACCTCGTGTTCATTACTTTGCTGTTGATACTAAGGAAGAAATGAGGGCTTGGATTGCCGCCTTAATAAAGGCAACTATAGATATTGATACTTCTGTTCCTATAATCAGCTCTTGTGCAACACCCACTGTCTCACTATCAAAGGCTCAAGAAATGCTGACTCAAGCTCgtgaagaaacaagaattaGGGAGCAGCAGAAGCCTCTTAATGAGCATGATGAAGAATGGGATCAATTAAGAACTGACCAAACGCAGAGTTCGGAAGATTTTGGTAACCTGTCCTCCCCTAGTATCACGCATAATACAACTATAACTTCTGGTCTAACAAGTCCGTACCTGATGGCAGATAATCTGGGACCAAATTCAACAGCTGCTACCGGATATTCCGCCAATGGTCTGAAATCACCAAATCCTCAAGGTGGTGAATATTTTGGCCTGGATCCTAAATTCCAGATCAACCGTATCTGA
- the HXT14 gene encoding Hxt14p, translating into MGIKCYCHQNNFIIYRKHQPVKCLCIALRQPRTLDMSEDTTSSFETTEKAIDVLMKENASATNSSEFDNNIVSQTAFSSEKDTTTAKNKLPLQPILLCLATSFAGFIFGWDVGTIGGITNMASFQNHFGTKYNAATNMYYFPKMLVGLIVSIFNISCALGGLFLVKIADINGRKPGIYAALTIYSLGTLIGWTCGASWWYFFFARFISGLGVGATAVMIPMFIGESAPINIRGAMVVLYQLMITLGILAGNIVNYSCKNTLNARDNITWKIPVGLGNLWAAIVVLGVHLMPESPLFLTKRFGDVLQAKKSFARMNSLNTDDPLVENHIQNLMKEAEADDKLDEGTKHGKFEFIFGEPRLGFRLFIGIMVMAFQQLSGANYFFYYGTTLFNSVGIEDPYLTSILLSSVNFASTFLGIYLVERLGRKACLILGSVGMFTCMSIYASVGSFALTKTPQASGAVMITFTCIYIMFFACTSGPVSFVVISELFPARTKAISMAICTSMNWLCNFFISLFTPYVTEKIGFKLGFVFAVCLFVSVWFFTFFLKETKNKTSEEVDKLYALTE; encoded by the coding sequence ATGGGAATAAAATGTTACTGTCACCAGAATAACTTTATAATTTACCGAAAACATCAACCAGTAAAGTGTCTCTGTATCGCCCTAAGACAACCAAGAACTTTAGATATGTCAGAAGATACAACATCATCCTTTGAAACAACGGAAAAAGCCATAGATGTCCTCATGAAGGAAAACGCTTCGGCTACAAATTCCTCGGAGTTTGACAACAATATTGTTAGTCAAACagcattttcttctgaaaAGGATACTACTACAGCCAAAAATAAATTGCCATTACAACCGATTTTGCTATGTCTAGCTACGTCATTTGctggttttatttttggttgGGATGTCGGTACCATAGGTGGGATTACAAACATGGCTTCATTTCAAAACCACTTTGGTACTAAATATAATGCTGCCACAAATATGTACTACTTCCCCAAAATGCTTGTTGGGTTGATTGTATccattttcaacattagCTGCGCTTTAGGTGGTCTATTTCTTGTTAAGATTGCTGATATAAATGGAAGGAAACCTGGAATATATGCAGCTCTAACCATCTACTCTTTGGGAACTTTGATTGGTTGGACTTGTGGCGCGTCATGGtggtatttcttctttgcgAGATTTATTTCTGGATTAGGTGTTGGTGCTACTGCAGTTATGATCCCCATGTTCATTGGAGAGTCTGCACCTATTAATATTCGTGGTGCTATGGTTGTTCTTTATCAATTGATGATTACTTTAGGGATTCTAGCCGGAAATATTGTTAATTATAGCTGTAAGAACACTTTGAATGCAAGGGACAATATTACCTGGAAGATCCCTGTGGGGTTAGGAAACTTATGGGCAGCAATTGTGGTTCTTGGAGTTCACTTAATGCCAGAATCCCCTTTATTCCTCACTAAAAGATTCGGTGACGTTTTGCAAGCCAAAAAATCTTTTGCTCGTATGAACAGCTTAAATACAGACGATCCTCTTGTCGAGAATCATATTCAAAACCTTATGAAAGAAGCAGAGGCAGACGATAAGTTGGATGAAGGTACGAAACATGGaaagtttgaatttatctTCGGTGAGCCTAGATTAGGTTTCAGACTATTTATTGGTATTATGGTTATGGCATTCCAACAACTATCTGGTGCAAACTATTTCTTTTACTATGGGACAACTCTTTTTAATTCTGTTGGAATTGAGGACCCATACTTAACCTCTATTTTATTATCATCAGTCAACTTTGCATCGACATTTTTGGGTATCTATTTGGTAGAAAGGTTAGGCCGAAAAGCTTGTTTGATTCTTGGTTCGGTTGGTATGTTCACTTGTATGTCAATATACGCATCAGTTGGATCGTTTGCCTTGACAAAAACTCCTCAAGCTTCTGGTGCAGTTATGATCACTTTtacttgtatatatatcatgTTTTTTGCATGTACAAGTGGTCCAGTTTCTTTCGTTGTCATCTCAGAGTTGTTCCCTGCTAGGACAAAGGCTATTTCAATGGCTATTTGTACTTCGATGAATTGGCTCTGTAACTTTTTCATCTCACTTTTCACTCCTTATGTTACTGAGAAGATCGGATTCAAACTTGGGTTTGTTTTCGCTGTGTGCTTATTCGTATCGGTATGGTTCTTcacattctttttgaaggaAACCAAGAATAAAACGTCCGAAGAAGTCGACAAACTATATGCTCTCACTGAGTAA
- the RTC1 gene encoding Rtc1p: MYKRNGGSRRVSTSQNQLSETPASVKYSSSNSRYTLHRQYSTGFPSSSYGLSPKSKADVRNTYNTANTNNVGRESSSNEDDQNIRWKSTKNSGEQTRRFHGARYTLQTNKEISSIDKINDPRSRSLVIAGKSHLGLYSFDEESHTIVNTHDFVQSTKNNTGLTKTSSSPSLRRSNNKISTISDVKAGFHNHKNYIAICGTSTTVSIYDINKTASIDNPLITTLSEHTRSINSVDFNMVQTNLIISGGQDGCIKVWDLRSPKMYTNRSDVSINTGSDSIRDVKWMPSYDFANDSNGISNKYLKFASVHDSGLLLKFDLRQPAQAERKINAHSGPGLCLNWHPHQDYIISGGRDGKCCLWYLGDKSNVAGNNSNTTINLTNTPHTFSTTYPIGLGTTSLAFPELTINTARPMNKLKFCPKYDSNVFNSLIGTSSMGEDSDISVYSLARKYIPKTVVTSGAPSVGFVWWDENIVFNIDKQNVVTGWDTSQTPQLLDNLPKNAVKWRDLDGDGILFLDQKPGGYRSQEELILTPGSGDNRRISLPHRMSSATTNSFMANNNLHMINNNNSSAASFSKNAPFGLSHPHPNSLYGEKPSLPKHTPSFSSKISPSVNGSSWPNPYNSSHHNSIASGSESALQVANESFVQSPYLIGLDFPHVLNTIRNTRLADMNRRVESQDVLELKSSPTEVFKFLARELKFSYKQSYIDFKDNTRELETSSTRGSIESKNNLMEKLGLTENNTWTHLIKYTKSHESDEVTSKGTEARSPLSENDNSLERSDTIHNTEIDKPDNLGDDINNNQLDTKDLVELITVCDKNAETYLMIEDFANYKVWLMMRDALLWDLKILTESMATEENTMGLGKKDLYTEQPWAKNDSFSSLKDIRNSAATSDYTSYSATDLSSSVNTHPRNSFNQPTHLTQPPTVSKLKEQLESSKETSTMSRADSIQNSLQEDIMRIRQLHKNNSDKTDIAIEDYERNENEDENNENEGQFIKIPNSENRKSSFATSPTHVTGSIDNSETGDEHIQPRRPRTSFIDSFISQLRSPASPKVEGDKESVSSKISPLPNLNTSAASFMNSKKNVIGQHKLQTAPEVASIPESSIGQHHFRGASVSTTKAENQVSGITTLINETKKGYNTITPPWSTRKVIQQIYEQSVSSGNILLTMAIVLLFQDRFQLVNEETVKNAITEFTTLLHRYELFEIAAELMKNCPYSDISNNSAGLSSIQLYCDSCGKALINEVSKEKFTKEKHDTNIDAMARYGYWYCDSCSKRNTLCCYCNRPMKSLAICMLNCGHEGHFGCLKKWYLEENMDTCPLGCLGILL, from the coding sequence ATGTATAAACGAAATGGTGGCAGTCGAAGAGTGTCTACATCTCAAAATCAATTGTCAGAAACACCTGCATCAGTGAAatattcttcatcaaaCTCCAGGTATACACTTCACAGGCAATATAGCACTGGCTTTCCCTCTTCATCTTACGGACTGTCTCCTAAATCTAAAGCCGATGTTCGAAATACATACAATACGgctaatactaataatgTTGGAAGGGAAAGTTCTTCTAATGAAGATGATCAGAACATCAGATGGAAATCTACTAAGAACTCAGGGGAGCAAACACGTAGATTCCATGGGGCAAGGTATACGCTACAAACTAATAAAGAGATATCAAGTATAGATAAGATTAACGATCCTCGGAGTAGATCATTGGTCATAGCAGGGAAAAGTCACCTAGGACTATATTCATTTGATGAGGAATCACATACCATTGTTAATACACATGATTTTGTTCAATCGaccaaaaacaacacaGGGCTAACgaaaacatcatcatcacctAGCCTTAGAAGGTCTAATAATAAGATATCGACTATTTCTGATGTAAAAGCTGGCTTTCACAATCATAAAAACTACATAGCTATTTGTGGTACATCAACAACCGTTTCTATCtatgatattaataaaaCCGCATCCATCGATAACCCACTAATAACAACTCTATCAGAACATACAAGATCAATTAATAGTGTAGACTTCAATATGGTGCAAACTAACCTGATAATTAGTGGAGGCCAAGATGGGTGTATCAAAGTCTGGGATTTAAGATCCCCGAAAATGTATACTAATCGAAGTGATGTGAGTATTAACACTGGCTCAGACTCCATAAGAGATGTCAAATGGATGCCTTCTTATGATTTTGCGAATGATAGTAATGGaatatcaaacaaatatCTCAAGTTTGCTTCAGTTCATGATTCAGGATTGTTACTAAAGTTTGATTTACGACAACCTGCGCAGGccgaaagaaaaattaaCGCACATTCAGGCCCTGGATTATGTTTAAATTGGCATCCACATCAAGACTATATTATAAGCGGTGGAAGAGATGGAAAATGTTGCTTATGGTATCTTGGTGACAAATCCAATGTAGCTGGCAATAATAGCAACACCACCATAAATCTTACCAATACTCCACATACTTTTTCAACGACATATCCTATAGGCTTGGGAACAACATCTTTAGCTTTTCCTGAGCTCACTATCAATACTGCCCGTCCTATGAACAAATTAAAATTCTGTCCGAAGTATGATAGTAATGTATTCAACTCTTTGATTGGTACTTCATCAATGGGCGAGGATTCTGATATTTCCGTCTATTCATTGGCAAGAAAGTACATCCCTAAAACTGTGGTAACATCTGGAGCGCCATCTGTTGGTTTTGTGTGGTGGGATGAAAATATAGTGTTTAACATCGATAAGCAAAATGTTGTGACAGGTTGGGATACATCTCAAACACCACAGTTGTTGGACAATTTACCAAAAAATGCTGTAAAATGGAGAGATTTAGATGGTGATGGTATATTGTTTTTAGATCAGAAACCAGGTGGATATAGATCTCAAGAAGAGTTGATACTAACTCCAGGCAGTGGCGACAATCGCCGAATATCACTCCCTCATAGAATGAGTAGCGCCACAACCAACAGTTTTATGGCCAATAACAATCTACACATgataaacaacaacaatagtAGTGCAGCaagtttttcaaaaaatgcTCCTTTCGGGCTGTCTCATCCTCATCCAAATAGCTTATATGGTGAGAAACCAAGTTTACCAAAACATACACCTTCCTTTAGCAGTAAAATTTCTCCATCAGTAAATGGTTCTTCCTGGCCTAATCCATATaactcatctcatcacAATTCTATTGCGTCAGGTTCAGAGTCTGCATTACAGGTGGCGAACGAATCTTTTGTACAATCGCCGTATTTGATAGGATTAGATTTCCCACATGTTTTGAATACAATTCGTAACACAAGGCTGGCGGATATGAACAGAAGAGTCGAAAGCCAGGATGTATTGGAGCTAAAATCTTCACCTACCGAAGTATTCAAGTTTTTAGCTCGTGAATTGAAGTTCTCTTACAAACAAAGCTATATTGATTTTAAAGACAATACACGTGAACTTGAAACAAGTAGTACTAGAGGTTCGATAGAATCAAAGAACAATTTAATGGAGAAGTTAGGATTAACGGAGAATAATACTTGGACACACTTGATCAAGTACACGAAATCCCATGAATCAGATGAGGTAACTTCAAAAGGAACGGAAGCCAGGAGTCCACTCTCTGAAAATGATAATAGCTTAGAGCGGTCAGATACCATCCATAATACTGAAATAGATAAACCTGACAACTTAGGAGACGATATTAATAACAATCAACTAGATACAAAAGATTTGGTTGAGCTTATAACAGTTTGTGATAAAAATGCAGAAACCTATTTGATGATTGAGGATTTTGCTAATTATAAAGTTTGGTTGATGATGCGAGATGCTTTGTTATGGGATTTGAAAATCCTCACTGAATCCATGGCCACTGAAGAAAACACGATGGGGttaggaaaaaaagatctATATACTGAACAGCCTTGGGCAAAAAATGACAGTTTTTCGAGCCTAAAGGACATTAGAAATAGTGCTGCGACAAGCGACTACACGTCTTATAGTGCCACTGATCTGAGCTCTTCGGTCAATACCCACCCGAGGAATTCTTTTAATCAACCTACTCATCTCACACAACCCCCTACTGTTTCAAAACTTAAAGAACAGCTGGAATCATCCAAAGaaacttcaacaatgtCAAGAGCAGATTCAATCCAAAATTCTTTACAGGAGGACATCATGCGTATCAGGCAATTGCACAAGAACAATTCTGATAAAACAGACATAGCAATTGAAGATTACGAGCggaatgaaaatgaagacGAAAATAATGAGAATGAAGGGCAATTCATAAAAATTCCGAACAGCGAGAACAGAAAAAGCTCTTTCGCAACTAGTCCTACCCATGTCACTGGGTCCATCGATAACTCTGAAACAGGAGATGAACACATACAACCACGTCGCCCACGGACCTCTTTTATAGATTCGTTCATCTCTCAGCTAAGATCGCCTGCATCTCCCAAAGTCGAAGGCGATAAAGAAAGCGTCAGTAGTAAAATCTCTCCTTTACCCAATTTGAACACATCTGCCGCTTCATTTATGAATTCGAAGAAAAATGTAATTGGGCAACATAAGCTTCAAACTGCACCAGAAGTGGCAAGCATACCAGAATCAAGTATTGGCCAACATCATTTTAGAGGTGCTAGTGTCTCTACCACTAAAGCTGAGAATCAAGTATCTGGGATTACTACTCTTATAAACGAAACTAAGAAGGGCTATAATACAATAACTCCACCATGGTCAACAAGGAAAGTTATCCAACAAATTTATGAGCAGAGTGTTTCTTCCGGAAACATCCTATTAACCATGGCAATCGTCCTCCTATTCCAGGATAGATTTCAGCTAGTCAACGAGGAAACAGTGAAAAACGCCATTACTGAATTTACAACATTACTCCATAGGTATGAGTTATTTGAAATTGCTGCagaattgatgaagaactgTCCTTATAGTGATATCTCCAACAATAGTGCCGGATTATCTTCCATTCAGTTGTACTGTGACTCTTGTGGTAAAGCGTTAATAAACGAAGTTTCCAAAGAGAAGTTcaccaaagaaaagcaCGATACGAACATTGATGCAATGGCTCGATATGGGTACTGGTATTGTGATTCATGTTCAAAGCGAAACACGCTATGCTGTTATTGTAATAGACCAATGAAGAGTTTAGCTATATGCATGCTAAATTGTGGGCACGAAGGTCATTTCGGATGCTTGAAGAAATGgtatcttgaagaaaacatggACACCTGCCCGTTGGGATGTCTTGGGATTCTTTTATAA